One Planifilum fimeticola DNA segment encodes these proteins:
- a CDS encoding YIP1 family protein, with translation MTGWQETLKLMGAVWLSPRRAVRRILDAGLPWFYLLPLVLVYGISFTMDQISFRNLADFFLLRDLLLFSLLIGVGVGPLFWMIYSALFYGLGRLFRGTGRWLDVQLGVAAAMVPGVAKLILWLMQLAVFREEAWSELTPRIDYSFFLLLAYFFFILLDAVLIVWTIVIVAGALSEAHEFSLWKGFLLVLIGIPLIWVLFKYGLNIVLMPI, from the coding sequence GTGACAGGTTGGCAGGAAACCCTCAAGCTGATGGGCGCTGTCTGGCTTTCTCCGCGCAGAGCGGTCCGTCGGATTCTGGACGCGGGGTTGCCGTGGTTCTATTTGCTTCCCCTTGTGCTGGTGTACGGAATCAGCTTTACGATGGATCAGATTTCCTTCCGCAATTTGGCTGATTTTTTCCTTCTTCGGGATTTACTGCTCTTTTCCCTTTTGATTGGTGTTGGAGTGGGTCCACTGTTCTGGATGATCTACAGCGCCTTGTTCTACGGACTCGGACGTCTTTTTCGCGGTACGGGTCGCTGGCTGGATGTGCAATTGGGCGTGGCCGCAGCCATGGTGCCGGGCGTGGCCAAGCTGATTCTCTGGCTGATGCAGCTGGCCGTTTTCCGGGAGGAAGCCTGGTCGGAACTGACTCCCCGGATCGATTATAGTTTTTTTCTCCTGCTGGCGTATTTCTTTTTCATCCTTCTCGATGCGGTCTTGATCGTCTGGACCATTGTGATTGTCGCCGGTGCGTTGTCCGAGGCCCATGAATTCTCCCTTTGGAAGGGCTTCTTGCTGGTGCTGATCGGGATTCCGCTTATCTGGGTTCTGTTCAAATACGGATTGAATATCGTCCTCATGCCGATATAA
- a CDS encoding YIP1 family protein, with the protein MNSFYQEIPNPWFTMWRHPRETVRMYLQAGSGKWLWILAILAGIKLFLDNADAQNVGDQIAFGNIILLSLVFGPLVGIFYWYLFSGLFTLTGQILGLPGRWSDMRRAVGLSFVPLASLMPFWVIKLVLFGSEVFTPWTPVLDSSLWLLLLIVLFYLVDLVIGGWYLVTLSRSVAEVYECSAWLAFALILLSSVVFSVVLSFVLLFFV; encoded by the coding sequence ATGAATTCTTTTTATCAAGAGATACCAAACCCATGGTTTACCATGTGGAGGCACCCCCGCGAAACGGTGCGGATGTATTTGCAGGCCGGCTCCGGCAAATGGCTCTGGATCTTGGCCATTCTCGCGGGAATCAAATTGTTCTTGGACAATGCGGATGCCCAGAACGTGGGCGACCAGATCGCTTTTGGAAACATCATTCTTTTATCCCTGGTGTTTGGGCCGCTCGTCGGGATCTTTTACTGGTATTTATTCAGTGGTCTTTTCACACTCACCGGGCAGATCCTGGGACTCCCGGGCCGGTGGAGCGACATGCGCAGAGCAGTCGGCCTTTCCTTCGTTCCCTTGGCCTCTTTGATGCCGTTTTGGGTGATCAAGTTGGTTTTGTTCGGCTCGGAAGTCTTTACCCCCTGGACGCCGGTTTTGGATTCGAGTCTTTGGTTGCTCTTGTTGATTGTGCTGTTTTATCTGGTTGATCTGGTCATCGGCGGATGGTATCTGGTCACCCTTTCCAGGAGTGTGGCGGAAGTCTACGAGTGTTCCGCCTGGTTGGCCTTCGCCCTCATCCTTTTAAGCAGTGTGGTCTTTTCCGTAGTGCTCAGTTTTGTGCTGCTGTTCTTCGTGTAA
- the lepB gene encoding signal peptidase I → MRKFRGTFLLGLWSAVVLIALIALRNYDWYPAVGTSMSPTIQPGDVLLVQNGHEDWKRGELVLFQTDGEETLFIKRIVGLPGDRIEAVQGRLRVNGQPWPEGPLAGISIPDFPAQRVPPGMLFVLGDNPPESEDSRSFGPISEEAVKGNVRAILYPFSRMKGL, encoded by the coding sequence ATGAGAAAATTTAGGGGAACTTTTCTACTGGGACTATGGTCAGCTGTGGTATTAATTGCGTTGATAGCTCTCCGAAATTACGACTGGTATCCTGCCGTGGGAACAAGCATGAGCCCCACGATTCAGCCCGGTGACGTCCTGCTGGTGCAAAACGGCCATGAAGATTGGAAACGGGGAGAACTCGTTCTGTTCCAGACGGACGGAGAGGAGACGCTGTTTATCAAGCGAATTGTTGGGCTGCCGGGGGACCGAATCGAAGCAGTCCAAGGACGGCTCAGGGTCAACGGACAACCCTGGCCGGAAGGACCGCTGGCCGGCATCTCCATCCCCGATTTCCCGGCGCAACGGGTTCCGCCGGGGATGCTGTTTGTGTTGGGGGACAATCCGCCGGAAAGCGAAGACAGCCGGTCCTTTGGGCCTATATCTGAAGAAGCGGTCAAAGGCAACGTGAGGGCTATTCTTTATCCCTTTTCCAGGATGAAAGGGTTG